One Vespa crabro chromosome 1, iyVesCrab1.2, whole genome shotgun sequence genomic region harbors:
- the LOC124429764 gene encoding polyhomeotic-proximal chromatin protein-like isoform X4: MMTATHELQQQQNVQQQQQHVQQQQQQVQQQQQVQQQVQPQQQQIQPQVQAQQQIQQQVQPQQQMQVQQQVQQQVQQQVQQQQQQQQQQQQQQQQQQPQQQQSNGPHNVVPTQVQVQPQVAASMPQQQLQGAVAVSMHHQQQGVGGVSMALSGQQGATTITTMAAHPQAVQVIQQPIQSQAYHLQQLYNTQAPLLMPGNLALHPAGINPSSIQVTTAGKPFQSAAQLTPHMLTTASTPDQGTGHPGAGGTKVQGFPTSYLPVPTSATPDAGQALVFGQLGVLGSPQPPPSLQQQQQQQSANKQDQVQKYTTCTAGTPSGARGPGMQFALWQFAPQVWTGLQPPAVLTAAPNQIFIRSPTQPDMFIQSPQPIQAHNALATQQQIQGVQQIAAASGKAKVMDIQQYQAMKSKQSTGGQRPLSILPSSLQTVNIRAASSVSTQTVHEVQVTVHAQSGKVSGSGSKGRGKPMQSPQQQQQQQQQQQQQQQQQQQQQQQQQQQQQQTQQAMQQQHQQVFIQQKQHPQQQQQQQQLQQQYQQQQVQSSQQQIQPKPIMGKKYSLVTNVAGMTLQQQQQPGVVLGSEPRPIMPVVSVGSVGVGVAATSQINQVQQPPMSAVQQLPLSVQNYYHTINPTIIGNQIVSGTSQVQSVPIVNRPTEQQPHDPNNTTMMITSPDRNHQADCSIILPSTNLPAANDDNVKSGKKEETVSITSEEISVSQPDVSDTDHSKGQVKEEENNTSKTDEKTCNNPLAGLANTVNSITNGAANEESTNVSVSVPLTASSKHAPPKAMVKPQVLTHVIEGFVIQEASEPFAVNRTSLNNTMGQDATNILNRNNSSEKDNHEEPPRKKHAPNYNVDEDGNNAQVGKCESCGNMIDEQSIKFKKDKRFCSAICAKSKKRESRERDIMEKQWTEMEIETKTIDVENNKKNGEDKSLLSTTTTTTTTSTVDDSIPKVNPVKWTVGEVCEFIRGLPGCADYAEDFAIQEIDGQALMLLKEDHLMSAMSIKLGPALKIVARIDSMRIESMSNSNPTSNSS; this comes from the exons ATGATGACTGCAACTCATGAGCTTCAACAACAGCAAAACGttcagcagcaacaacagcatgttcaacaacagcaacaacaagtgcagcaacaacaacaagttCAGCAGCAGGTGCAaccacaacaacaacaaattcAACCCCAAGTGCAGGCGCAACAACAGATTCAGCAGCAAGTTCAACCCCAACAACAAATGCAAGTACAACAGCAAGTGCAGCAACAAGTACAGCAGCAAgtacagcagcaacaacagcagcagcaacagcaacaacagcagcagcagcagcagcaaccgcaacaacaacaaagtaATGGGCCACATAATGTGGTACCTACACAAGTACAAGTACAACCACAGGTAGCAGCAAGTATGCCCCAACAACAG TTACAAGGAGCAGTTGCCGTATCAATGCATCATCAGCAGCAAGGTGTTGGTGGTGTATCTATGGCATTATCTGGTCAACAAGGTGCAACAACCATAACTACAATGGCTGCGCATCCCCAGGCAGTTCAAGTTATTCAACAACCAATACAAAGTCAAGCATATCATTTGCAACAACTTTATAATACTCAAGCTCCGTTATTGATGCCTGGAAATTTAGCTCTTCATCCTGCTGGAATAAATCCATCTTCGATTCag GTTACAACAGCTGGTAAGCCTTTTCAGTCTGCAGCTCAATTGACACCTCATATGTTAACTACAGCATCAACACCTGACCAAGGTACAGGTCATCCTGGTGCAGGAGGGACTAAAGTACAAGGATTTCCAACAAGTTATTTACCCGTACCCACTTCTGCTACTCCTGATGCAGGTCAGGCATTGGTTTTTGGGCAGCTTGGCGTTTTAGGTTCACCACAGCCTCCGCCATcgttacaacaacaacagcagcaacaatcAGCAAATAAGCAAGATCAAGTACAAAag TATACCACATGTACAGCGGGTACTCCATCCGGTGCAAGAGGACCGGGAATGCAATTTGCATTATGGCAGTTTGCACCTCAAGTCTGGACTGGATTACAACCGCCAGCTGTTCTTACTGCTGCTCCAAAccaaatatttattcgaagTCCTACACAACCTGATATGTTCATTCAAAGTCCACAGCCCATCCAAGCACATAATG cGTTAGCCACCCAACAACAGATTCAAGGAGTACAGCAAATTGCCGCCGCTAGTGGGAAAGCGAAAGTAATGGACATACAACAATATCAGGCGATGAAAAGCAAGCAGAGCACAGGCGGACAGCGGCCACTTAGCATTTTACCATCCTCGCTGCAAACTGTCAATATACGAGCTGCAAGTTCTGTTTCTACACAAACTGTTCATGAAGTACAAGTCACGGTACACGCACAG AGTGGTAAAGTGAGTGGGAGCGGAAGTAAAGGACGTGGTAAACCAATGCAGTCGcctcaacaacaacaacagcaacagcagcagcagcaacaacaacaacagcagcagcagcaacaacagcaacagcaacaacaacaacaacaacaaacacAACAGGCAATGCAACAACAGCACCAACAAGTTTTCATTCAACAAAAGCAACATCctcagcaacaacaacagcagcagcaattACAACAACAgtatcaacaacaacaagtaCAATCATCTCAACAACAAATTCAACCTAAACCTATAATGGGTAAGAAATATTCTTTGGTGACAAATGTag caGGTATGACCctacaacaacagcagcaacctGGGGTAGTCTTAGGTAGTGAACCAAGACCTATTATGCCTGTAGTATCAGTAGGAAGTGTAGGAGTTGGTGTTGCTGCTACATCACAAATAAACCAAGTACAGCAACCTCCTATGTCTGCTGTACAACAGCTTCCATTATCGGTACAAAACTATTATCAT ACTATAAATCCGACGATAATAGGCAATCAAATAGTAAGTGGAACATCGCAAGTTCAATCTGTACCAATAGTAAATCGACCAACTGAACAACAACCTCATGATCCTAATAACACTACAATGATGATAACATCACCCGATCGTAATCATCAAGCTGACTGTTCAATAATTCTGCCATCGACAAATCTTCCTGCTGctaatgatgataatgttaaatccggaaaaaaagaagagactgTATCAATTACTTCGGAAGAGATATCGGTATCCCAGCCAGATGTATCAG atACCGATCATTCGAAAGGTCaagtaaaagaagaggaaaataataCTTCAAAAACAGATGAGAAGACATGCAATAATCCTTTAGCTGGACTCGCTAATACAGTCAATTCTATTACCAATGGCGCAGCTAATGAAGAATCAACGAATGTTTCTGTATCTGTTCCTCTCACAGCAAGTAGTAAACATGCACCTCCTAAGGCAATGGTTAAACCTCAGGTCCTTACACATGTGATTGAAGGATTTGTTATACaagaag catCTGAACCATTTGCAGTTAATCGAACATCCCTAAATAATACAATGGGTCAAGAtgcaacaaatattttaaatcgtaaCAATTCCTCTGAAAAAGATAATCACGAAGAACCGCCAA gGAAAAAACACGCTCCGAATTACAACGTAGACGAAGATGGGAACAATGCTCAAGTTGGAAAATGTGAAAGTTGTGGTAACATGATTGATGAACaaagtattaaatttaaaaaggatAAACGTTTTTGTTCTGCTATTTGTGCAAAAAG TAAAAAGCGTGAATCACGTGAACGAGATATAATGGAAAAACAATGGACGGAAATGGAAATTGAAACTAAAACTATTgatgtagaaaataataagaaaaatggtGAAGATAAATCATTGTTatcaacgacaacaacaacaacaactactTCCACGGTAGATGATTCAATTCCAAAAGTGAATCCTGTGAAATGGACG gTAGGAGAAGTGTGCGAATTCATACGTGGTTTGCCAGGTTGTGCTGATTATGCAGAAGACTTTGCTATTCAAGAAATCGATGGACAAGCTCTTATGTTGTTAAAGGAAGATCATTTGATGTCTGCCATGAGTATTAAATTAGGACCTGCATTAAAAATAGTAGCCAGGATCGATTCTATGCGCATAGAATCAATGTCAAATTCTAATCCTACATCTAATAGCtcataa
- the LOC124429764 gene encoding polyhomeotic-proximal chromatin protein-like isoform X1, with product MMTATHELQQQQNVQQQQQHVQQQQQQVQQQQQVQQQVQPQQQQIQPQVQAQQQIQQQVQPQQQMQVQQQVQQQVQQQVQQQQQQQQQQQQQQQQQQPQQQQSNGPHNVVPTQVQVQPQVAASMPQQQLQGAVAVSMHHQQQGVGGVSMALSGQQGATTITTMAAHPQAVQVIQQPIQSQAYHLQQLYNTQAPLLMPGNLALHPAGINPSSIQNTLQVTTAGKPFQSAAQLTPHMLTTASTPDQGTGHPGAGGTKVQGFPTSYLPVPTSATPDAGQALVFGQLGVLGSPQPPPSLQQQQQQQSANKQDQVQKYTTCTAGTPSGARGPGMQFALWQFAPQVWTGLQPPAVLTAAPNQIFIRSPTQPDMFIQSPQPIQAHNALATQQQIQGVQQIAAASGKAKVMDIQQYQAMKSKQSTGGQRPLSILPSSLQTVNIRAASSVSTQTVHEVQVTVHAQSGKVSGSGSKGRGKPMQSPQQQQQQQQQQQQQQQQQQQQQQQQQQQQQQTQQAMQQQHQQVFIQQKQHPQQQQQQQQLQQQYQQQQVQSSQQQIQPKPIMGKKYSLVTNVAGMTLQQQQQPGVVLGSEPRPIMPVVSVGSVGVGVAATSQINQVQQPPMSAVQQLPLSVQNYYHTINPTIIGNQIVSGTSQVQSVPIVNRPTEQQPHDPNNTTMMITSPDRNHQADCSIILPSTNLPAANDDNVKSGKKEETVSITSEEISVSQPDVSDTDHSKGQVKEEENNTSKTDEKTCNNPLAGLANTVNSITNGAANEESTNVSVSVPLTASSKHAPPKAMVKPQVLTHVIEGFVIQEASEPFAVNRTSLNNTMGQDATNILNRNNSSEKDNHEEPPRKKHAPNYNVDEDGNNAQVGKCESCGNMIDEQSIKFKKDKRFCSAICAKSKKRESRERDIMEKQWTEMEIETKTIDVENNKKNGEDKSLLSTTTTTTTTSTVDDSIPKVNPVKWTVGEVCEFIRGLPGCADYAEDFAIQEIDGQALMLLKEDHLMSAMSIKLGPALKIVARIDSMRIESMSNSNPTSNSS from the exons ATGATGACTGCAACTCATGAGCTTCAACAACAGCAAAACGttcagcagcaacaacagcatgttcaacaacagcaacaacaagtgcagcaacaacaacaagttCAGCAGCAGGTGCAaccacaacaacaacaaattcAACCCCAAGTGCAGGCGCAACAACAGATTCAGCAGCAAGTTCAACCCCAACAACAAATGCAAGTACAACAGCAAGTGCAGCAACAAGTACAGCAGCAAgtacagcagcaacaacagcagcagcaacagcaacaacagcagcagcagcagcagcaaccgcaacaacaacaaagtaATGGGCCACATAATGTGGTACCTACACAAGTACAAGTACAACCACAGGTAGCAGCAAGTATGCCCCAACAACAG TTACAAGGAGCAGTTGCCGTATCAATGCATCATCAGCAGCAAGGTGTTGGTGGTGTATCTATGGCATTATCTGGTCAACAAGGTGCAACAACCATAACTACAATGGCTGCGCATCCCCAGGCAGTTCAAGTTATTCAACAACCAATACAAAGTCAAGCATATCATTTGCAACAACTTTATAATACTCAAGCTCCGTTATTGATGCCTGGAAATTTAGCTCTTCATCCTGCTGGAATAAATCCATCTTCGATTCag AACACTTTGCAGGTTACAACAGCTGGTAAGCCTTTTCAGTCTGCAGCTCAATTGACACCTCATATGTTAACTACAGCATCAACACCTGACCAAGGTACAGGTCATCCTGGTGCAGGAGGGACTAAAGTACAAGGATTTCCAACAAGTTATTTACCCGTACCCACTTCTGCTACTCCTGATGCAGGTCAGGCATTGGTTTTTGGGCAGCTTGGCGTTTTAGGTTCACCACAGCCTCCGCCATcgttacaacaacaacagcagcaacaatcAGCAAATAAGCAAGATCAAGTACAAAag TATACCACATGTACAGCGGGTACTCCATCCGGTGCAAGAGGACCGGGAATGCAATTTGCATTATGGCAGTTTGCACCTCAAGTCTGGACTGGATTACAACCGCCAGCTGTTCTTACTGCTGCTCCAAAccaaatatttattcgaagTCCTACACAACCTGATATGTTCATTCAAAGTCCACAGCCCATCCAAGCACATAATG cGTTAGCCACCCAACAACAGATTCAAGGAGTACAGCAAATTGCCGCCGCTAGTGGGAAAGCGAAAGTAATGGACATACAACAATATCAGGCGATGAAAAGCAAGCAGAGCACAGGCGGACAGCGGCCACTTAGCATTTTACCATCCTCGCTGCAAACTGTCAATATACGAGCTGCAAGTTCTGTTTCTACACAAACTGTTCATGAAGTACAAGTCACGGTACACGCACAG AGTGGTAAAGTGAGTGGGAGCGGAAGTAAAGGACGTGGTAAACCAATGCAGTCGcctcaacaacaacaacagcaacagcagcagcagcaacaacaacaacagcagcagcagcaacaacagcaacagcaacaacaacaacaacaacaaacacAACAGGCAATGCAACAACAGCACCAACAAGTTTTCATTCAACAAAAGCAACATCctcagcaacaacaacagcagcagcaattACAACAACAgtatcaacaacaacaagtaCAATCATCTCAACAACAAATTCAACCTAAACCTATAATGGGTAAGAAATATTCTTTGGTGACAAATGTag caGGTATGACCctacaacaacagcagcaacctGGGGTAGTCTTAGGTAGTGAACCAAGACCTATTATGCCTGTAGTATCAGTAGGAAGTGTAGGAGTTGGTGTTGCTGCTACATCACAAATAAACCAAGTACAGCAACCTCCTATGTCTGCTGTACAACAGCTTCCATTATCGGTACAAAACTATTATCAT ACTATAAATCCGACGATAATAGGCAATCAAATAGTAAGTGGAACATCGCAAGTTCAATCTGTACCAATAGTAAATCGACCAACTGAACAACAACCTCATGATCCTAATAACACTACAATGATGATAACATCACCCGATCGTAATCATCAAGCTGACTGTTCAATAATTCTGCCATCGACAAATCTTCCTGCTGctaatgatgataatgttaaatccggaaaaaaagaagagactgTATCAATTACTTCGGAAGAGATATCGGTATCCCAGCCAGATGTATCAG atACCGATCATTCGAAAGGTCaagtaaaagaagaggaaaataataCTTCAAAAACAGATGAGAAGACATGCAATAATCCTTTAGCTGGACTCGCTAATACAGTCAATTCTATTACCAATGGCGCAGCTAATGAAGAATCAACGAATGTTTCTGTATCTGTTCCTCTCACAGCAAGTAGTAAACATGCACCTCCTAAGGCAATGGTTAAACCTCAGGTCCTTACACATGTGATTGAAGGATTTGTTATACaagaag catCTGAACCATTTGCAGTTAATCGAACATCCCTAAATAATACAATGGGTCAAGAtgcaacaaatattttaaatcgtaaCAATTCCTCTGAAAAAGATAATCACGAAGAACCGCCAA gGAAAAAACACGCTCCGAATTACAACGTAGACGAAGATGGGAACAATGCTCAAGTTGGAAAATGTGAAAGTTGTGGTAACATGATTGATGAACaaagtattaaatttaaaaaggatAAACGTTTTTGTTCTGCTATTTGTGCAAAAAG TAAAAAGCGTGAATCACGTGAACGAGATATAATGGAAAAACAATGGACGGAAATGGAAATTGAAACTAAAACTATTgatgtagaaaataataagaaaaatggtGAAGATAAATCATTGTTatcaacgacaacaacaacaacaactactTCCACGGTAGATGATTCAATTCCAAAAGTGAATCCTGTGAAATGGACG gTAGGAGAAGTGTGCGAATTCATACGTGGTTTGCCAGGTTGTGCTGATTATGCAGAAGACTTTGCTATTCAAGAAATCGATGGACAAGCTCTTATGTTGTTAAAGGAAGATCATTTGATGTCTGCCATGAGTATTAAATTAGGACCTGCATTAAAAATAGTAGCCAGGATCGATTCTATGCGCATAGAATCAATGTCAAATTCTAATCCTACATCTAATAGCtcataa
- the LOC124429764 gene encoding polyhomeotic-proximal chromatin protein-like isoform X9: MMTATHELQQQQNVQQQQQHVQQQQQQVQQQQQVQQQVQPQQQQIQPQVQAQQQIQQQVQPQQQMQVQQQVQQQVQQQVQQQQQQQQQQQQQQQQQQPQQQQSNGPHNVVPTQVQVQPQVAASMPQQQLQGAVAVSMHHQQQGVGGVSMALSGQQGATTITTMAAHPQAVQVIQQPIQSQAYHLQQLYNTQAPLLMPGNLALHPAGINPSSIQNTLQVTTAGKPFQSAAQLTPHMLTTASTPDQGTGHPGAGGTKVQGFPTSYLPVPTSATPDAGQALVFGQLGVLGSPQPPPSLQQQQQQQSANKQDQVQKYTTCTAGTPSGARGPGMQFALWQFAPQVWTGLQPPAVLTAAPNQIFIRSPTQPDMFIQSPQPIQAHNALATQQQIQGVQQIAAASGKAKVMDIQQYQAMKSKQSTGGQRPLSILPSSLQTVNIRASGKVSGSGSKGRGKPMQSPQQQQQQQQQQQQQQQQQQQQQQQQQQQQQQTQQAMQQQHQQVFIQQKQHPQQQQQQQQLQQQYQQQQVQSSQQQIQPKPIMGKKYSLVTNVAGMTLQQQQQPGVVLGSEPRPIMPVVSVGSVGVGVAATSQINQVQQPPMSAVQQLPLSVQNYYHTINPTIIGNQIVSGTSQVQSVPIVNRPTEQQPHDPNNTTMMITSPDRNHQADCSIILPSTNLPAANDDNVKSGKKEETVSITSEEISVSQPDVSDTDHSKGQVKEEENNTSKTDEKTCNNPLAGLANTVNSITNGAANEESTNVSVSVPLTASSKHAPPKAMVKPQVLTHVIEGFVIQEASEPFAVNRTSLNNTMGQDATNILNRNNSSEKDNHEEPPRKKHAPNYNVDEDGNNAQVGKCESCGNMIDEQSIKFKKDKRFCSAICAKSKKRESRERDIMEKQWTEMEIETKTIDVENNKKNGEDKSLLSTTTTTTTTSTVDDSIPKVNPVKWTVGEVCEFIRGLPGCADYAEDFAIQEIDGQALMLLKEDHLMSAMSIKLGPALKIVARIDSMRIESMSNSNPTSNSS, from the exons ATGATGACTGCAACTCATGAGCTTCAACAACAGCAAAACGttcagcagcaacaacagcatgttcaacaacagcaacaacaagtgcagcaacaacaacaagttCAGCAGCAGGTGCAaccacaacaacaacaaattcAACCCCAAGTGCAGGCGCAACAACAGATTCAGCAGCAAGTTCAACCCCAACAACAAATGCAAGTACAACAGCAAGTGCAGCAACAAGTACAGCAGCAAgtacagcagcaacaacagcagcagcaacagcaacaacagcagcagcagcagcagcaaccgcaacaacaacaaagtaATGGGCCACATAATGTGGTACCTACACAAGTACAAGTACAACCACAGGTAGCAGCAAGTATGCCCCAACAACAG TTACAAGGAGCAGTTGCCGTATCAATGCATCATCAGCAGCAAGGTGTTGGTGGTGTATCTATGGCATTATCTGGTCAACAAGGTGCAACAACCATAACTACAATGGCTGCGCATCCCCAGGCAGTTCAAGTTATTCAACAACCAATACAAAGTCAAGCATATCATTTGCAACAACTTTATAATACTCAAGCTCCGTTATTGATGCCTGGAAATTTAGCTCTTCATCCTGCTGGAATAAATCCATCTTCGATTCag AACACTTTGCAGGTTACAACAGCTGGTAAGCCTTTTCAGTCTGCAGCTCAATTGACACCTCATATGTTAACTACAGCATCAACACCTGACCAAGGTACAGGTCATCCTGGTGCAGGAGGGACTAAAGTACAAGGATTTCCAACAAGTTATTTACCCGTACCCACTTCTGCTACTCCTGATGCAGGTCAGGCATTGGTTTTTGGGCAGCTTGGCGTTTTAGGTTCACCACAGCCTCCGCCATcgttacaacaacaacagcagcaacaatcAGCAAATAAGCAAGATCAAGTACAAAag TATACCACATGTACAGCGGGTACTCCATCCGGTGCAAGAGGACCGGGAATGCAATTTGCATTATGGCAGTTTGCACCTCAAGTCTGGACTGGATTACAACCGCCAGCTGTTCTTACTGCTGCTCCAAAccaaatatttattcgaagTCCTACACAACCTGATATGTTCATTCAAAGTCCACAGCCCATCCAAGCACATAATG cGTTAGCCACCCAACAACAGATTCAAGGAGTACAGCAAATTGCCGCCGCTAGTGGGAAAGCGAAAGTAATGGACATACAACAATATCAGGCGATGAAAAGCAAGCAGAGCACAGGCGGACAGCGGCCACTTAGCATTTTACCATCCTCGCTGCAAACTGTCAATATACGAGCT AGTGGTAAAGTGAGTGGGAGCGGAAGTAAAGGACGTGGTAAACCAATGCAGTCGcctcaacaacaacaacagcaacagcagcagcagcaacaacaacaacagcagcagcagcaacaacagcaacagcaacaacaacaacaacaacaaacacAACAGGCAATGCAACAACAGCACCAACAAGTTTTCATTCAACAAAAGCAACATCctcagcaacaacaacagcagcagcaattACAACAACAgtatcaacaacaacaagtaCAATCATCTCAACAACAAATTCAACCTAAACCTATAATGGGTAAGAAATATTCTTTGGTGACAAATGTag caGGTATGACCctacaacaacagcagcaacctGGGGTAGTCTTAGGTAGTGAACCAAGACCTATTATGCCTGTAGTATCAGTAGGAAGTGTAGGAGTTGGTGTTGCTGCTACATCACAAATAAACCAAGTACAGCAACCTCCTATGTCTGCTGTACAACAGCTTCCATTATCGGTACAAAACTATTATCAT ACTATAAATCCGACGATAATAGGCAATCAAATAGTAAGTGGAACATCGCAAGTTCAATCTGTACCAATAGTAAATCGACCAACTGAACAACAACCTCATGATCCTAATAACACTACAATGATGATAACATCACCCGATCGTAATCATCAAGCTGACTGTTCAATAATTCTGCCATCGACAAATCTTCCTGCTGctaatgatgataatgttaaatccggaaaaaaagaagagactgTATCAATTACTTCGGAAGAGATATCGGTATCCCAGCCAGATGTATCAG atACCGATCATTCGAAAGGTCaagtaaaagaagaggaaaataataCTTCAAAAACAGATGAGAAGACATGCAATAATCCTTTAGCTGGACTCGCTAATACAGTCAATTCTATTACCAATGGCGCAGCTAATGAAGAATCAACGAATGTTTCTGTATCTGTTCCTCTCACAGCAAGTAGTAAACATGCACCTCCTAAGGCAATGGTTAAACCTCAGGTCCTTACACATGTGATTGAAGGATTTGTTATACaagaag catCTGAACCATTTGCAGTTAATCGAACATCCCTAAATAATACAATGGGTCAAGAtgcaacaaatattttaaatcgtaaCAATTCCTCTGAAAAAGATAATCACGAAGAACCGCCAA gGAAAAAACACGCTCCGAATTACAACGTAGACGAAGATGGGAACAATGCTCAAGTTGGAAAATGTGAAAGTTGTGGTAACATGATTGATGAACaaagtattaaatttaaaaaggatAAACGTTTTTGTTCTGCTATTTGTGCAAAAAG TAAAAAGCGTGAATCACGTGAACGAGATATAATGGAAAAACAATGGACGGAAATGGAAATTGAAACTAAAACTATTgatgtagaaaataataagaaaaatggtGAAGATAAATCATTGTTatcaacgacaacaacaacaacaactactTCCACGGTAGATGATTCAATTCCAAAAGTGAATCCTGTGAAATGGACG gTAGGAGAAGTGTGCGAATTCATACGTGGTTTGCCAGGTTGTGCTGATTATGCAGAAGACTTTGCTATTCAAGAAATCGATGGACAAGCTCTTATGTTGTTAAAGGAAGATCATTTGATGTCTGCCATGAGTATTAAATTAGGACCTGCATTAAAAATAGTAGCCAGGATCGATTCTATGCGCATAGAATCAATGTCAAATTCTAATCCTACATCTAATAGCtcataa